A genomic region of Pseudomonas migulae contains the following coding sequences:
- the ccoN gene encoding cytochrome-c oxidase, cbb3-type subunit I — MNTSISTAYNYKVVRQFAIMTVVWGIVGMGLGVFLAAQLVWPELNFNLPWTSFGRLRPLHTNAVIFAFGGCALFASSFYSVQRTCQTQLFAPKIAAFCFWGWQLVILLAAISLPLGYTSSKEYAELEWPIDILITIVWVAYAVVFFGTIMKRKTKHIYVGNWFFGAFIITVAILHIVNNLELPVSFTKSYSLYAGATDAMVQWWYGHNAVGFFLTAGFLGMMYYFVPKQAERPVYSYRLSIVHFWALITLYIWAGPHHLHYTALPDWAQSLGMVMSLILLAPSWGGMINGMMTLSGAWHKLRSDPILRFLVVSLAFYGMSTFEGPMMAIKTVNALSHYTDWTIGHVHAGALGWVAMISIGALYHMIPKIFGRTQMHSIGLINAHFWLATIGTVLYIASMWVNGIAQGLMWRAVNEDGTLTYSFVETLVASHPGFVVRLVGGAIFLSGMFLMAYNTWRTVRASQPAEVAAAAQIA; from the coding sequence ATGAACACTTCTATCAGTACCGCCTACAACTACAAGGTGGTCCGCCAATTCGCCATTATGACGGTGGTGTGGGGCATCGTCGGCATGGGGCTCGGGGTTTTTCTCGCGGCTCAATTGGTCTGGCCCGAACTCAACTTCAACTTGCCGTGGACCAGTTTTGGCCGTTTGCGCCCGCTGCACACCAACGCGGTGATCTTCGCGTTCGGCGGTTGCGCCCTGTTCGCCAGTTCGTTCTATTCGGTGCAGCGCACCTGCCAGACCCAGCTGTTCGCGCCGAAAATCGCCGCATTCTGCTTCTGGGGCTGGCAGCTTGTGATTCTTCTGGCGGCCATCAGCCTGCCGCTGGGTTACACCAGTTCCAAGGAATACGCCGAGCTGGAATGGCCGATCGACATCCTGATCACCATCGTCTGGGTGGCCTACGCGGTGGTGTTCTTCGGCACGATCATGAAGCGCAAGACCAAGCACATCTACGTCGGCAACTGGTTCTTCGGTGCATTCATCATCACTGTTGCGATTCTGCACATCGTCAACAACCTTGAGTTGCCAGTGAGTTTCACCAAGTCCTACTCGCTGTACGCCGGTGCCACCGATGCGATGGTGCAGTGGTGGTACGGCCACAACGCCGTGGGCTTTTTCCTCACCGCCGGTTTCCTCGGGATGATGTACTACTTCGTGCCAAAACAGGCCGAGCGTCCGGTGTATTCCTATCGCTTGTCGATCGTGCACTTCTGGGCTCTGATCACCCTGTACATCTGGGCCGGTCCTCACCATTTGCACTACACCGCGCTGCCAGACTGGGCACAGTCGCTGGGCATGGTGATGTCGCTGATCCTGCTGGCACCGAGCTGGGGCGGGATGATCAACGGGATGATGACGCTCTCGGGCGCCTGGCATAAGTTGCGCAGCGACCCGATCCTGCGCTTCCTCGTGGTGTCGCTGGCGTTCTACGGCATGTCGACCTTCGAAGGTCCGATGATGGCGATCAAGACCGTCAACGCCCTCTCCCACTACACCGACTGGACCATCGGCCACGTTCACGCCGGCGCACTCGGCTGGGTGGCGATGATTTCCATCGGCGCGCTGTACCACATGATTCCGAAAATCTTCGGTCGCACGCAGATGCACAGCATCGGCCTGATCAACGCGCACTTCTGGCTCGCGACCATCGGCACCGTGCTGTACATCGCCTCGATGTGGGTCAACGGCATCGCCCAGGGCCTCATGTGGCGCGCAGTCAACGAAGACGGCACGCTGACCTACTCCTTCGTCGAAACCCTGGTGGCCAGCCACCCAGGCTTCGTCGTGCGACTGGTGGGCGGTGCGATCTTCCTCAGCGGCATGTTCCTGATGGCTTACAACACCTGGCGCACCGTGCGGGCCTCGCAGCCTGCCGAAGTCGCCGCTGCCGCGCAGATCGCCTGA
- a CDS encoding methyl-accepting chemotaxis protein — translation MRNNQPITQRERTFPAQQRLISTTDAKGVITYCNDAFVEISGYSREELIRAPHNLVRHPDVPAAVFAHMWGTLKQGLPWMGIVKNRCKTGDHYWVNAYVTPVFEGNQVIGYESVRVKPSAEQIQRAEALYQRINQGKSAIPSTDKWLPVLQDWLPFILVSQLSFMIGATLNSQWGFALAAGLSVPLGLLGLSWQQRGLKRLLRLAEQTTSDPLIAQMYTDSRGAQARLEMSILSQEARLKTCLTRLQDTAEHLTEQAKQSDTLAHNSSTGLERQRVETEQVATAVNQMAATTQEVASHVQRTADATQEANRLTGRGRDIAGETREAIQRLSVVVGETGLTVTQLAKDSDEIGGVVDVIKGIADQTNLLALNAAIEAARAGEMGRGFAVVADEVRQLAQRTSESTGQIHALIAKLQQTASTAVQTMEAGHRQAEEGVARVLEADQALIGISEAVAHITDMTTQIAAATEEQSSVAEEISRNISNISQLADQTSEQAQNSALLSEELTKTANTQYSLVERFNR, via the coding sequence ATGCGTAACAACCAGCCCATCACACAACGCGAACGGACCTTCCCGGCTCAGCAACGGTTGATTTCCACCACCGATGCCAAGGGCGTGATCACCTACTGCAACGACGCTTTCGTCGAAATCAGTGGGTATTCCCGTGAAGAATTGATCCGTGCGCCGCACAACCTGGTCCGTCACCCCGACGTACCGGCCGCGGTGTTCGCGCATATGTGGGGCACACTGAAACAAGGCTTGCCATGGATGGGCATTGTCAAGAATCGCTGCAAGACCGGTGACCACTACTGGGTCAACGCCTACGTCACACCGGTTTTCGAAGGCAACCAGGTGATCGGCTACGAGTCGGTGCGGGTCAAACCCTCCGCCGAGCAGATCCAGCGTGCCGAAGCGCTCTACCAACGCATCAACCAGGGCAAGTCGGCCATTCCTTCTACGGACAAATGGCTGCCGGTGCTCCAGGACTGGCTGCCGTTCATTCTGGTCAGCCAACTGAGCTTCATGATCGGTGCCACGCTCAACTCCCAATGGGGTTTTGCCTTGGCCGCCGGCCTTTCAGTGCCGTTGGGCCTGCTCGGGTTGAGCTGGCAACAGCGCGGCCTCAAGCGCTTGCTGCGCCTGGCCGAGCAGACCACGTCCGACCCGCTGATCGCGCAGATGTACACCGACAGCCGTGGCGCCCAGGCGCGCCTGGAGATGTCGATCCTCAGCCAGGAAGCCCGCCTGAAAACCTGTCTGACTCGTCTGCAGGACACCGCCGAGCACCTGACCGAGCAAGCGAAGCAGTCCGACACCCTGGCCCACAACAGCTCCACCGGCCTGGAGCGTCAGCGCGTCGAGACCGAACAAGTGGCCACCGCCGTCAACCAGATGGCTGCCACCACCCAGGAAGTGGCCAGCCACGTTCAGCGCACCGCTGATGCGACTCAGGAAGCCAATCGCCTGACCGGTCGCGGCCGCGACATCGCCGGGGAAACCCGCGAAGCCATTCAGCGTTTGTCGGTGGTTGTGGGTGAAACCGGGCTGACCGTGACCCAACTGGCCAAGGACAGCGATGAAATCGGCGGCGTGGTCGACGTGATCAAAGGCATCGCCGACCAGACCAACCTGCTGGCGTTGAACGCCGCAATCGAAGCGGCACGTGCCGGCGAGATGGGTCGTGGTTTTGCGGTGGTGGCTGACGAAGTCCGTCAACTGGCGCAACGCACCAGCGAATCCACCGGGCAGATCCACGCCCTGATCGCCAAGCTCCAGCAAACCGCGAGCACTGCAGTGCAAACCATGGAAGCCGGGCATCGCCAGGCGGAAGAAGGCGTGGCGCGAGTACTGGAAGCGGACCAGGCGTTGATCGGGATCAGTGAAGCGGTGGCCCACATCACCGACATGACCACCCAGATTGCGGCCGCGACCGAAGAGCAAAGCTCGGTGGCCGAAGAAATCAGCCGCAACATCAGCAACATCTCGCAACTGGCGGATCAGACCTCGGAACAGGCGCAGAACTCGGCGTTGTTGAGTGAAGAGCTGACCAAGACCGCGAATACTCAGTATTCGTTGGTGGAGCGGTTTAACCGCTGA
- a CDS encoding cbb3-type cytochrome oxidase subunit 3 produces the protein MVFEMSSGMIRGLGTVVVFVAFVGLTLWVFNSKRNPEFAEARLLPFADESHPDSTQEPETRSTRS, from the coding sequence ATGGTCTTTGAAATGAGCAGTGGAATGATCCGCGGCCTGGGCACGGTCGTGGTGTTCGTGGCTTTCGTCGGCCTGACGCTGTGGGTGTTCAACAGCAAGCGCAACCCGGAATTCGCTGAAGCGCGCCTGCTGCCGTTCGCCGACGAGTCACACCCCGATAGCACCCAAGAACCTGAAACAAGGAGTACCCGGTCATGA
- a CDS encoding CcoQ/FixQ family Cbb3-type cytochrome c oxidase assembly chaperone codes for MDIGMIRGLGTVVVMVAFIGLALWVFSPKRKSEFEDATLLPFADDPEAIKHVEQASRSNKE; via the coding sequence ATGGATATCGGGATGATTCGTGGCCTGGGCACCGTTGTCGTGATGGTGGCCTTCATCGGTCTGGCGTTGTGGGTATTCAGCCCCAAGCGCAAGTCGGAGTTTGAAGACGCGACCTTGCTGCCTTTCGCGGATGATCCCGAAGCCATCAAGCACGTCGAGCAAGCTTCTAGGAGTAACAAAGAATGA
- the ccoP gene encoding cytochrome-c oxidase, cbb3-type subunit III: MTTFWSTWICVLTIGSLIGLTWLLIGTRKGETKGSVDQTMGHSFDGIEEYDNPLPQWWFMLFAGTLVFAVGYLVLYPGLGNWKGILPGYEDGWTGVHEWEREMNKADAKFGPIFAKFAAMPLEEVAKDPQALKMGGRLFASNCSVCHGSDAKGAFGFPNLADSNWRWGGDAEMIKTTIMGGRMAAMPAWGEILGDAGVKNAAAYVRHELAGLPLPADSTADLQAGQQAFSTMCVACHGANGKGTEAMGAPNLTQPAGFIYGTSLAQLQQTIRHGRQGHMPAQNELLGNDKVQLLAAYVYSLSHGLNTERLQAEGKSE, from the coding sequence ATGACCACCTTCTGGAGTACGTGGATCTGCGTACTGACCATCGGCAGCCTGATCGGCCTGACCTGGCTGCTGATCGGCACCCGCAAGGGCGAAACCAAGGGCAGCGTCGACCAGACCATGGGCCACAGCTTCGACGGCATCGAGGAGTACGACAATCCGCTGCCGCAGTGGTGGTTCATGCTGTTCGCAGGCACGCTGGTGTTTGCCGTGGGTTACCTGGTGCTTTACCCGGGCCTGGGCAACTGGAAAGGCATCCTGCCGGGTTACGAGGACGGCTGGACCGGCGTGCACGAATGGGAACGGGAGATGAACAAGGCCGACGCGAAGTTCGGGCCGATCTTCGCCAAATTCGCCGCCATGCCACTGGAAGAAGTGGCCAAGGACCCGCAAGCGCTGAAAATGGGCGGCCGGCTGTTTGCGTCGAACTGCTCGGTGTGCCACGGCTCGGATGCCAAGGGCGCTTTCGGCTTCCCGAACCTGGCCGACAGCAACTGGCGCTGGGGCGGCGACGCCGAGATGATCAAGACCACGATCATGGGCGGGCGCATGGCAGCGATGCCGGCCTGGGGTGAAATCCTTGGTGATGCGGGCGTGAAAAACGCTGCTGCCTACGTACGTCACGAACTGGCGGGCCTGCCATTGCCGGCCGACAGCACCGCCGATCTGCAAGCCGGTCAGCAAGCGTTCAGTACGATGTGCGTAGCCTGTCATGGGGCGAACGGCAAAGGCACCGAAGCCATGGGCGCGCCGAATCTGACGCAACCGGCCGGGTTCATCTACGGTACAAGCCTGGCGCAACTGCAACAAACCATTCGCCATGGCCGCCAGGGCCATATGCCGGCGCAGAACGAACTGCTCGGCAACGATAAGGTGCAACTGCTGGCCGCTTATGTGTACAGCCTGTCTCATGGTCTGAATACAGAGCGTTTGCAGGCAGAAGGCAAAAGCGAATAA
- the ccoO gene encoding cytochrome-c oxidase, cbb3-type subunit II — MKHEAVEKNIGLLAFFMVIAVSVGGLTQIVPLFFQDVTNKPVEGMKPRTALELEGRDIYIANGCVGCHSQMIRPFRAETERYGHYSVAGESVWDHPFLWGSKRTGPDLARVGGRYSDDWQRAHLYNPRNVVPESKMPAYPFLVENKLDGKDTAKKMEVLRTLGVPYTDEDIAGAKDAVKGKTEMDALVAYLQGLGTIIKSKR, encoded by the coding sequence ATGAAGCATGAAGCAGTCGAGAAGAACATTGGCCTGCTGGCCTTCTTCATGGTTATCGCCGTCAGCGTCGGCGGCCTGACCCAGATCGTTCCGCTGTTTTTCCAGGACGTTACCAACAAGCCGGTCGAAGGCATGAAGCCCCGTACCGCCCTTGAACTGGAAGGCCGCGACATTTACATCGCCAACGGTTGTGTCGGCTGCCACTCGCAGATGATCCGCCCGTTCCGTGCTGAAACCGAACGTTACGGCCACTACTCGGTCGCCGGTGAAAGCGTCTGGGACCACCCGTTCCTGTGGGGTTCCAAGCGTACCGGTCCGGACCTGGCCCGTGTCGGCGGTCGTTACTCCGATGACTGGCAGCGTGCGCATTTGTACAACCCGCGCAACGTCGTGCCCGAGTCGAAAATGCCGGCCTACCCGTTCCTCGTGGAAAACAAGCTCGACGGCAAAGACACCGCCAAGAAAATGGAAGTCTTGCGTACGCTCGGCGTCCCTTACACCGACGAAGACATCGCCGGCGCCAAGGATGCTGTGAAGGGCAAAACCGAAATGGACGCGCTGGTGGCCTATCTGCAAGGCCTGGGCACCATCATCAAAAGCAAACGGTGA
- a CDS encoding CPBP family intramembrane glutamic endopeptidase: MLALPWIHLALLSFGYGLALTYGHLGWLAGISVALLLTAGFAARQQHLRIGHYLGHALFIFMALALAMHWLPGFYNGRGINPQRFTDDAVRFSMYLNLDKPLIGFWLLLACPWIIGQRSLRLGVYATAIGLTVSAVLALGGALLLGVIGWAPKWPDNAWLWVLNNLLLVTLVEEALFRGYIQGGLSRHFKHLPYGENLALLLASLVFGLVHLSAGWQWVLLASLAGVGYGLAYRFGGLGAAIATHFGLNLLHFGLFTYPMLAG, from the coding sequence ATGCTCGCTCTGCCATGGATTCATCTGGCCCTGCTCTCCTTTGGGTACGGCCTCGCCTTGACCTATGGCCACCTCGGCTGGCTCGCCGGAATTTCCGTCGCACTGCTACTGACCGCCGGTTTCGCCGCACGCCAACAACACCTGCGCATCGGCCACTACCTCGGCCACGCGCTGTTCATTTTCATGGCCCTGGCACTGGCCATGCACTGGCTCCCCGGTTTCTACAATGGTCGTGGTATCAATCCGCAACGCTTCACCGACGATGCCGTGCGGTTTTCCATGTACCTGAATCTGGACAAACCACTGATCGGTTTCTGGCTGCTGCTGGCCTGCCCATGGATCATTGGCCAGCGTTCGCTGCGGCTTGGCGTTTATGCCACCGCGATAGGGCTGACCGTGAGCGCCGTGCTGGCACTGGGCGGCGCGCTGTTGCTGGGCGTGATCGGTTGGGCACCAAAGTGGCCGGACAACGCGTGGCTGTGGGTGCTGAACAATCTGTTGCTGGTAACGCTGGTGGAAGAGGCGCTGTTTCGCGGCTACATCCAGGGCGGTCTGAGCCGACACTTCAAACACCTGCCTTATGGCGAAAACCTCGCGCTACTGCTCGCCTCGCTGGTGTTTGGCCTGGTGCACCTCAGTGCTGGCTGGCAATGGGTGCTACTGGCGAGCCTGGCGGGTGTCGGCTATGGTCTGGCCTACCGTTTCGGCGGGTTGGGGGCGGCCATCGCCACGCATTTCGGCTTGAACCTGCTGCATTTCGGCCTGTTCACCTATCCGATGCTAGCCGGCTGA
- a CDS encoding alpha/beta family hydrolase, with product MDKEHKASIDGDQWAQCVAEHGWVWTVAATPSSATLILAHGAGAPMDSAWMNDMAARLAALGVNVLRFEFPYMAQRRVDGGKRPPNPAPKLLECWREVYAVVRRHVTGRLAIGGKSMGGRMASLLADELGADALVCLGYPFYAVGKPEKPRVEHLAGLKTRTLIVQGERDALGNREAVEAYTLSPRIEVFWLTAGDHDLKPLKASGFTHEQHLAAAAGKVAEFLQ from the coding sequence ATGGACAAAGAGCACAAAGCCAGTATTGACGGGGATCAATGGGCGCAGTGTGTGGCCGAACATGGCTGGGTGTGGACCGTCGCCGCGACGCCGTCATCGGCGACGCTGATCCTTGCCCATGGCGCCGGTGCGCCGATGGACAGCGCCTGGATGAACGACATGGCTGCGCGCCTTGCCGCGCTGGGCGTCAACGTGCTGCGCTTCGAGTTTCCATACATGGCGCAACGGCGTGTCGATGGCGGCAAGCGTCCACCGAATCCGGCGCCGAAACTGTTGGAATGCTGGCGTGAGGTGTATGCGGTGGTGCGACGTCATGTCACTGGGCGTTTGGCCATTGGCGGCAAGTCCATGGGCGGTCGGATGGCCAGCCTGTTAGCCGATGAGCTCGGGGCGGATGCGTTGGTGTGCCTCGGGTATCCGTTTTACGCGGTGGGTAAACCGGAGAAGCCTCGGGTCGAGCATTTGGCGGGATTAAAGACTCGCACCTTGATTGTTCAGGGTGAGCGGGATGCGTTGGGGAATCGTGAGGCGGTCGAGGCTTACACGTTGTCACCGAGGATCGAGGTGTTTTGGTTGACGGCGGGGGATCATGATTTGAAACCGTTGAAGGCTTCCGGGTTTACCCATGAGCAGCATTTGGCGGCTGCGGCGGGGAAGGTTGCGGAATTTCTGCAGTGA
- the ccoP gene encoding cytochrome-c oxidase, cbb3-type subunit III, with amino-acid sequence MTTFWSLYVTVLSLGTIFALTWLLLSTRKGQRSEATEETVGHSFDGIEEYDNPLPKWWFMLFVGTIIFALGYLVLYPGLGNWKGLLPGYNYLDNEKQTAFANGQTGWTGVHEWEKEMAKSDAKFGPIFAKFASMPIEEVAKDPQALKMGGRLFASNCSVCHGSDAKGAYGFPNLTDADWRWGGEAETIKTTIMGGRHAVMPAWAEVIGEQGVADVAAFVLTNLDGRKLPEGTKADPAAGQKLFAANCVACHGPAGKGTPAMGAPDLTHPAAFIYGSSFAQLQQTIRYGRQGQMPAQEQLQGNDKVHLLAAYVYSLSHGEKAPAEDAQ; translated from the coding sequence ATGACTACGTTCTGGAGTCTGTACGTCACAGTCCTCAGTCTCGGCACCATCTTCGCCCTGACCTGGCTGCTGCTGTCCACCCGCAAGGGCCAGCGCAGCGAAGCCACCGAAGAGACGGTTGGCCACTCCTTCGACGGGATCGAGGAGTACGACAACCCGCTGCCGAAATGGTGGTTCATGCTGTTCGTGGGCACCATCATTTTCGCCCTGGGCTACCTGGTGCTGTACCCGGGCCTGGGCAACTGGAAAGGCCTGCTGCCGGGTTACAACTATCTGGATAACGAGAAGCAGACCGCGTTCGCCAACGGCCAGACCGGCTGGACCGGCGTTCACGAATGGGAAAAGGAAATGGCCAAGTCGGACGCCAAGTTCGGCCCGATCTTCGCCAAGTTCGCTTCCATGCCGATCGAAGAAGTCGCCAAGGACCCGCAAGCGCTGAAGATGGGTGGCCGCCTGTTCGCCTCCAACTGCTCGGTTTGCCACGGTTCCGACGCCAAGGGCGCTTACGGCTTCCCTAACCTGACCGACGCCGACTGGCGCTGGGGCGGTGAAGCGGAAACCATCAAGACCACCATCATGGGTGGCCGTCATGCGGTCATGCCGGCGTGGGCTGAAGTGATCGGCGAGCAAGGCGTGGCGGACGTTGCTGCGTTCGTCCTGACCAACCTCGATGGCCGCAAGCTGCCGGAAGGCACCAAGGCCGACCCGGCTGCCGGTCAGAAACTGTTCGCGGCCAACTGCGTGGCGTGCCACGGTCCGGCCGGCAAAGGTACGCCAGCGATGGGCGCACCTGACCTGACCCACCCGGCCGCGTTCATCTACGGTTCGAGCTTCGCTCAACTGCAGCAGACCATCCGTTACGGCCGTCAGGGCCAGATGCCTGCGCAAGAACAGCTGCAAGGCAACGACAAGGTTCACCTGCTGGCCGCTTACGTCTACAGCTTGTCTCACGGTGAGAAAGCTCCGGCGGAAGACGCCCAGTAA
- the ccoN gene encoding cytochrome-c oxidase, cbb3-type subunit I, giving the protein MSTAISPTAYNYKVVRQFAIMTVVWGILGMGLGVFIASQLVWPELNFGLEWTSFGRLRPLHTNLVIFAFGGCALFATSYYVVQRTCQTRLISDSLAAFHFWGWQAVIIGAIVTLPLGYTTTKEYAELEWPLAILLAIVWVTYGLVFFGTIVKRKTKHIYVGNWFYGAFIVVTAMLHIVNHMSLPVSLFKSYSAYSGATDAMIQWWYGHNAVGFFLTTGFLGMMYYFVPKQAERPIYSYRLSIVHFWALITLYIWAGPHHLHYTALPDWAQSLGMAMSIILLAPSWGGMINGMMTLSGAWHKLRTDPILRFLVVSLAFYGMSTFEGPMMAIKTVNSLSHYTDWTIGHVHAGALGWVAMISIGAIYHMIPKLFGRAQMHSIGLINTHFWLATIGTVLYIASMWVNGITQGLMWRAINDDGTLTYSFVEALQASHPGFIVRALGGAFFASGMLFMAYNVWRTVRASNPAEAEAAEQIAVVGAH; this is encoded by the coding sequence ATGAGCACAGCAATCAGTCCGACTGCTTATAACTATAAGGTAGTCCGCCAGTTCGCCATCATGACGGTGGTCTGGGGGATCCTTGGCATGGGGCTCGGTGTCTTCATCGCCTCGCAACTGGTCTGGCCGGAGTTGAACTTCGGTCTGGAATGGACGAGCTTTGGACGCCTGCGCCCGTTGCACACAAACCTGGTGATTTTTGCCTTCGGTGGTTGTGCACTGTTTGCCACTTCTTATTACGTCGTGCAGCGAACCTGCCAAACGCGACTGATTTCCGACAGCCTCGCGGCCTTCCACTTCTGGGGTTGGCAAGCGGTGATCATCGGCGCGATCGTTACCTTGCCGCTGGGTTACACCACCACCAAGGAATACGCGGAACTGGAATGGCCCCTGGCTATTCTGCTGGCCATTGTCTGGGTCACCTACGGTCTGGTGTTCTTCGGCACCATCGTCAAGCGCAAGACCAAGCACATCTATGTGGGTAACTGGTTCTACGGCGCGTTCATCGTCGTGACCGCGATGCTGCACATCGTCAACCACATGTCGCTGCCGGTCAGCCTGTTCAAGTCCTACTCCGCCTACTCGGGCGCGACGGACGCAATGATCCAGTGGTGGTACGGCCACAACGCGGTCGGTTTCTTCCTGACTACCGGCTTCCTGGGGATGATGTATTACTTCGTTCCGAAGCAGGCCGAGCGTCCGATCTACTCCTATCGCCTGTCGATCGTGCACTTCTGGGCGCTGATCACCCTGTACATCTGGGCCGGTCCGCACCACCTGCACTACACCGCACTGCCGGACTGGGCTCAGTCCCTGGGCATGGCGATGTCGATCATCCTGCTGGCTCCGAGCTGGGGCGGCATGATCAACGGCATGATGACTCTGTCGGGCGCCTGGCATAAGTTGCGCACCGACCCGATCCTGCGCTTCCTCGTGGTATCGCTGGCGTTCTACGGCATGTCGACCTTCGAAGGCCCGATGATGGCCATCAAGACCGTCAACTCGCTCTCGCACTACACCGACTGGACCATCGGCCACGTACACGCCGGTGCCTTGGGCTGGGTAGCGATGATCTCGATCGGCGCGATCTACCACATGATCCCGAAACTGTTCGGTCGCGCGCAGATGCACAGCATCGGCCTGATCAACACGCACTTCTGGCTCGCGACCATCGGTACCGTTCTGTACATCGCTTCGATGTGGGTCAACGGCATCACCCAGGGTCTGATGTGGCGTGCAATCAACGACGACGGCACCCTCACCTACTCGTTCGTCGAAGCACTGCAAGCCAGCCACCCTGGTTTCATCGTTCGCGCCCTGGGCGGTGCGTTCTTTGCCAGCGGCATGCTGTTCATGGCCTACAACGTATGGCGTACCGTACGTGCCTCGAACCCGGCAGAAGCCGAAGCTGCTGAACAGATTGCCGTAGTTGGAGCTCACTGA
- the ccoO gene encoding cytochrome-c oxidase, cbb3-type subunit II, translating to MKHETIEKNVGLLMLLMVLAVSIGGLTQIVPLFFQDVTNKPVEGMKPYTALQLEGRDIYIREGCVGCHSQMIRPFRAETERYGHYSVAGESVWDHPFLWGSKRTGPDLARVGGRYSEDWHRAHLYNPRNVVPESKMPAYPWLVANPVDSSHTEGKIKAMRTLGVPYTDGDITGSVESLKGKTEMDALVAYLQVLGTAIKSKR from the coding sequence ATGAAACACGAAACAATCGAGAAAAACGTCGGCCTGCTGATGTTGCTGATGGTCCTGGCCGTGAGCATCGGTGGCCTGACCCAGATCGTCCCGTTGTTCTTCCAGGACGTGACCAACAAACCGGTGGAAGGCATGAAGCCCTACACCGCGCTGCAACTGGAAGGTCGCGACATTTACATCCGCGAAGGCTGCGTCGGCTGTCACTCGCAGATGATCCGGCCGTTCCGCGCCGAGACCGAACGCTACGGTCACTACTCGGTGGCCGGCGAAAGCGTTTGGGATCACCCGTTCCTCTGGGGCTCGAAACGTACTGGTCCGGACCTGGCCCGTGTCGGCGGCCGCTACTCCGAAGACTGGCACCGCGCGCACTTGTACAACCCGCGCAACGTGGTGCCGGAATCGAAGATGCCTGCCTACCCGTGGCTGGTGGCCAATCCGGTCGACAGCAGCCACACCGAAGGCAAGATCAAGGCAATGCGCACCCTCGGCGTGCCGTACACCGACGGCGACATCACCGGCAGTGTCGAGTCGCTCAAGGGCAAGACCGAAATGGACGCGCTGGTTGCCTACCTGCAGGTGCTCGGCACTGCCATCAAGAGCAAGAGGTGA